CCATCGGCATGACCGCGCTGGTGCATTTTGCCAATAACCTGTTCAAGCTGGCCTTGCTGGGGCGGCAGGCTGATGTGGGTGTCATTGCCCGTTTCGGCATCCCGGCAGTGGCGGCAGCATTGCTGGGGGCAGTGTTGCTGGGTTGGTTGGCAACGCAAGCCCCTTTGCTGGAATACCCGTTTGCAGGCGGTTTGGCACAGGTCACTCCGGTCAAGCTCATGATCGGAACACTGATCTTGGTTTTCGTGCTGCTGGAGTTTTTACCCGCGTTCAAACAACTGCGTTTCGGGCAGGAACTGTTGCCATTGGGTGGGCTGGTCAGTGGGTTTTTCGGCGGGCTTTCCGGGCATCAGGGCGCATTCCGCAGTATGTTCCTGCTCAAGTCCGGGCTGGACAAAGAGGCGTTTATCGCTACTGGCGTGGTACTGGCAGTGTTGGTGGACATGACCCGGCTAGTGGTTTATGGCTGGGAATCATCCAGCATGACTGCCAAAAACATTGACTGGGTGCTGGTCGGAATAACAACCCTGGCTGCCTTCACCGGGGCATTCGTCGGCAAACGCCTGATGAAAAAAATGACCATCCATTCTATCCAGATGGCGGTGTCAGCTTTGTTGGTGGTGGTGGCGCTGGGGTTGATGGCTGGGGTACTTTAATACAATCGCTTGCCAACACCGCGCTGGTGACAGACAAGGCTGGATTTGTTGCGGCACTCCTCAACTGCGGCGGGCGATTTCACGGTACAAGGCTTCCGGGCTGACCCCCAACTGTTCCGCCAGCGTTTTCCATTCGCCTTTGGGGGGAAGCCCGCCGCCCCGCCAGTTCAGCCACGCTTCCAGCCGCGCCGCCACGGTTTTGAGGGAAAGCAGTTCGCTGCGGAAACGCGCTTGCTGCACTTCCTGCGCCAGATAAGCCATCCAGTTTTGGGCAAAACCGCAGTCAGCCTGCAAACGGGCAAGCACAGCTTGTCGGGGCAAGGCTTGTACAGTGGCGGCTTTCTGGGCGGTGGCATGGCAATGGTAACAACGGGAATACAACGATGCTTCCGCCAGTATTCCCCCGGCTCTTCCCCGCTGGAGGGTGATGCTGCTGCCGTCAGGTTGGTGGCGCACCAGATGGATTTCACCTGACAGCACCAGAAACAGGGATTCCACCTCGTCCCCCTGATAGAACAGGAATGTACCGGCGGCAAGGTGGCGTTCCTTGCCGTCGGGGATGGCGTGTAATTGCGTGACTAATGTATCAAACATGATTGCAATCATGTCATGTCGTCGCCAGCCGTGGCAAGATTGCGCAATATCAAGGGATAAGGTAGAGGGATAGTATGGGCAAGGTATTCGGATTTGGTGAGACGCTGGCAGATTACAGCGTCCCTGTCCTCAACGAACGTGAAGTGCGGGCGGCAGCAGGTATCCTGTTTTTTTTCGCCATTGTCACTTTCATGAATGCGTTTTTGATGGGCAACTTCTACCCAACACGGGTGTTCATTGTCGCGTTCCTGATGGATTTCACTATCCGGCTGTTTATCAACCCACAGTTTGCACCCAGCATGATTCTGGGGCGTTTCGCGGTGCGCAATCAAACCCCCGAATACGTCGGCGCACCCCAGAAACGTTTTGCGTGGGCTATTGGCTTTGCCTTGGCGCTGCTGATGTTTTACCTGATGGTGCTAAACCGGGTGATTGGGCCGATTAATATGCTGGTGTGTTCTGCCTGCATGACGCTAATGTTTTTTGAAGCGGCTTTTGGCATTTGTCTTGGCTGCAAGGTTTACAACCTGTTTTTCCGCGAAAAGGCTAAACTCTGCCCCGGTGATGCTTGTGAAGCCAATACGCGCCATAACATCCAAAAAATTGGTATGGCACAAGTCGCCAGTCTCGTGGTATTTCTGGGTTTGGTCGGCGTGGTTGGGCAACAGCTTCACAGTGCAGCATCCAGTGCAATAACGCACGAAGCCGCTGCTAACGATGAATGCACCCCGCCTGATTGGGCAGTAAAAATGGGTCATGACGATATGTGGAAGCTGCACCATAACTGCCAATAAGGGAATGCCGATGGATTGGTTGCACGTCACCTTTCCGGTATCTGGGGTCACGACTTGGGTGTTCATCCCGCCCTTGGTCGCCTTTGTACTCTCCTTTTTTGCCTCGATGGGGGGTGTTTCCGGGGGCTTCCTGCTGTTGCCATTCCAAATGTCGGTGTTGGGCTATACGGCCCCTTCGGTCAGTGCGACCAACCAGCTATTCAATGTGGTGGCCATCCCCAGCGGGGTGTGGCGCTATGTGAAGGAACAGCGCATGGTCTGGCCGTTGACGTGGGCAGTCATCATCGGCACATTGCCGGGGGTGCTGGTCGGGGGATGGGTGCGGCTGGAATACTTGCCTGACCCACGGGACTTCAAGTTTTTCATCGGGCTTGTCCTGCTGTATCTGGGGGTGAAATTGTTGGCGGATTTTGCCAAGCGCCGCAAAGTAGCCGCCATCGCTGCCCCGCCAGCCCCAGCGGAGTATGGCATGGACTACCGGGTGTCAGATGCCCGGTTTTCATGGGACGCTATCGGATTTACGTTCATGGGGCAGGCGTTCAATGTGCCCTTTCTTGGCGTTTTCCTGCTGTGCGCCAGCGTAGGCATTATCGGCGGTATCTATGGCATTGGTGGCGGGGCGATCATTGCACCGTTTTTTGTGGCGTTTTTTCGCTTGCCTGTCCATGCCATTGCTGGGGCGGCATTGATGGGGACATTGGTCACGTCGGTGGCGGGGGTTGCCATTTTCCAGCTATTGGCGTTGTATTACCCCGGCGTATCGGTCGCACCCGACTGGCAACTGGGGCTGCTGTTCGGTCTGGGCGGCATGGCGGGCATGTACCTTGGCGCACGTTGCCAGAAATACATCCCAGCGACTGCGTTGAAATTGCTCCTGCTGGTGTGTGTGCTGGCTTTGGCGGGGAAGTATATTGTGGAGTTCATGCACACGGTATAGGGGGGTATAATGGCCTATACTCAACAATCAAGACGGACAGGATTATGTGGAAACCCATTGTCGCCATTGCCATCGGGGCTGCGTTAGGCGCGTTATTGCGCTGGCAGTTCGGCATCAGGCTTAATAGCCTTTTTCCCTTGCTGCCACCGGGTACGCTGGTAGCCAACATGGTTGGCGGTTACATTATCGGCATTGCCATCGCCTTTTTTGCCCAAGCCCCCAGCCTTGCACCTGAATGGCGGTTGTTGGTCATCACTGGCTTCTGCGGTGGCCTGACCACGTTTTCCACCTTTTCTGCCGAAACCATGACGCTGTTGCAAGCTGGACGGCTGTGGTGGGCAATGGGGGCAATCGCCACCCACGTCGTCGGGTCGCTCATCATGACGTTCGCTGGTTTGGCGACATGGCAACTGTTGAGGCAAGCATGAGGAGGATCATCATGAAAGGCTACCAATTGACGTTTTTTACCCAGCAAGACTGCAAACACGGGCGGGAGCCGCTAGCGGAATGGCTGCTGCTGACTGCCCGCAAACTGGGCATCGGCGGGGCAACCATCATCGCCGCCAGTGAGGGCTATGGGCATGACAAACGCATCCATGCTGCCCATTTTTTTGAACTGGCTGACCAGCCGCAGGAAATCGTCATGGCGGCTACCGAGGAGGAGGTCAGCCATCTGTTCGATACCTTGCAACAGGAAGGTGTGCATCTCTTTTACATGAAAACACCTATTGAGTTTGGGGTCATTGGCGAACCTTGAACCACAACCAATGCAACAAAAACAGGATATAATTATGCTTATAACCTTATTGCGCCGCACATTGTTCGGTGGTCTATCCATGTTGGCGATACTGATTGCTATTCTGGCAGGTGCATACTGGGTGGTGGAATATGACGGCAATTTCCATGCGGTAGTGCCTGATGTGGTTTACCGTTCCGCACAATTGGATGGCGAGCAACTCCAGCAAGCCATTGCATCCCATCACATCAAATCCATCCTGAATCTGCGCGGTGGAAACCCCGGTAAGCCTTGGTATGATGATGAAGTTGCGGTATCCAAGACATATCAGGTCGCACACCTCGACTACGCACTGTCAGCAGGGCGAATGCTCTCGGCAAACCAGATGCGGGAGATTCTGGACTTGATTGAGAAATCCCCCAAACCACTGTTGATTCATTGTAGGGCAGGCGCTGACCGCACTGGATTGGTTTCGGCACTGTATTTGGCTTCCCATGGTTACGCTGAACAGGACATCCGCCAGCAGCTTTCAGCCCGGTTCGGGCATGTGCCGTGGGCTATCTGGGATGAAACCATTGCAATGGACAACAGCTTAGACAACTTTCTTCTTGGACACTAAGCAATAGTTGACTGTTACGCCATGATTTTTAGCATCGCTTTGAAAATGCCGTAGCAACCAAAGCCCAGCACCAGCGCCCCACCCACATAACGGAGAAGCGGATGCCGGGTCATGTTACGTAGCCGGACTGCCATTAAGCCCGCCAACAGCAGGTTGGGGAGTGTCCCCAAACCAAAAGCCAGCATCAGGTAAGCCCCACCCGTGACCGATGCAGCACTCAACGCCGTTGCCTGCAATCATGTCAAGTCAATAACAGTTATGGCAGAATTGAGAATTATCAACCCATTAAAGATGACCATACCATGACACGACTGTTTGCTTGCCTGCTGATTTCGCTGCTCGGTTATGCCTTGCCTACCGTTACCTCGGCGGAAGATACCCATATGACCGACCCGCGCACCAGCCTCGGCATGACACCCGTGGAACGCGCCGAATTCCTCAGCGAAATGCGCAAAATGCTCGGCAGCATTCAGGGTATTTTGCAAGGCATCAGTACTGAAGACCGCAAAATGATTGCCGAGTTTGCCACCCAATCCGGCAACCGCATGGCACGGGCAACCCCGGACAGCTTGCGCAACCGTTTGCCACAAGCCTTCAAAGACATTGGCGGCCCCACTCACCTGATGTTTGAGGAACTGGTAGTGCGTGCCGAAACCGATGATATGGGTGACCTGCTCAAACACACCACCGACATCATGGGGCAGTGCATGAGTTGCCACTCACAATTCCGCGCCGACTGACCAACAAGGAAATCCCATGAAACTGCTATTGACTAAAACCGTGGCAAGCCAGCACGAACAAGAACCCATGAACCGGATGCGCCTCTCCAGCGGGATCGGCGGCAAGCCCGAAGAGTTGAAAGTGGGATACGCCAGCGAAACCTTTCCGGTGGACGAAAAGACCCTGACCATCGGCGGGGTGGAAATGTCGCTGCGCTACCTCGGTGATGGGCATTTCCCCGGCGATGCGGTGCTGTGGTTACCCAAGGAAAAAGTGGTGTTCACTGGCGACATCGTGTTCAACGACCGGATGCTGGGTGTACTGCCAGACATTACCGGATATTCAGCAGACTTATCTTCAGCTTGAAGCGGAGTAATGTCGGGGAAACCCATACTCCACACGATTTTGAAAACCGCTTGCAGTCCGCCCTTACCCGTGCAATCATTCAACGAATCAATTGAATGAGGATAGCAGGCGTGACCACCCCCACCCCGAAACAACAACTGAACACTCAGTTCGCCCTGATTGCACAGGCACTCGCTTCCCCGCAACGCTTGGAAATCCTCGACTACCTCGCCCAAACCGAGCGTAGCGTGGAAGAACTCAGCCAGCTTGCCAGCCTGAGTGTGGCGAATACCTCGCGCCACCTGCAAACCCTCAAACAGTCTGCGTTGGTCAATGTACGCACAGACGGCAAACGTCGCCTCTACCGCCTCGCGGGGGATGACGTAGTGCAACTGATTGCCAGCTTGCGCCGTACTGCCGAATTGCATCTGGCAGAAGTGGAACGCCTTGCCCACACCTACCTGACCAACAAGGCTGAAATGGAAGCCATCAGCGCGGAAGAACTCCTCGCCCGCATCGGACGCGATGAAGTGACCGTGCTGGACGTGCGCCCCGCTGCCGAATATGCCGCCGGACACATCCCCGGCGCAATCCACCTGCTGCCGGAAGAAGTCGCCGAACGCCTGCACGAACTCGACGACAGCAAGACCATCGTGGCCTATTGCCGGGGGCCTTACTGCGTGTATTCCTTCCAGATGGTGCAAGCCTTGCGCGGACATGGCATCACCGCACTGCGCCTGCAAGATGGCTTGCCAGAATGGAAAGCTGCCGGATTACCCACGCAAACCACGCACTGACCATAAAACCGCTCCGGAGGATTCCCCATGTTTTTCTTGCAACGCACCGTGCCGTCTGACGCATCCTCACTTGCCTATTTGTTTGGCTGTGGTGGCAAAGGCCACGCCATTGCGGTGGATGTCCATGCCGAAGATGTGGACTGGTTTTTGCAGCAAGCCGCCCAACAAGCGGTGAAAATTGATTACGTCATCGACACCCACATCCACGCCGACCACGTATCCGGCGGGCGTGAGTTGGCGCAACGGTGTGGTGGGGAGTATTGCTTGCACGAAAGTTCTACGCCGCAGTTTGCATTTACTGCGCTCAAGGATGGGCAGGTGCTGACTATCGGCAATGTCACTGCGCAAGTGCTGCATACGCCGGGGCATACGGCGGACAGCATTTGCTTGCTAGTATCCGATGTGCGCCGCAGTGCTGAACCGTGGTTTTTGTTGAGTGGGCATACGCTGTTTGTGGGCGGTGCGGGACGACCGGATTTGCGCGGTGAAGAAGAACGTATGGGCGGTTTGCTGCACGATTCGTTGTTTAACAAGCTGCTGACCTTGCCGGATCACGTCGAAATTTTTCCCGGTGCGCAAGCGGGTAGCGTGTGTGGGGCGGGAATTTCGGGCAAACCGTCTTCCACGATTGCGTTTGAAAAGCGGTTTAATACGGCGTTGTTGGCGGATAAAGACGAGTTTGTGGCGACGATTTTAGGCAATCTACCGCCACACCCCGAAGGAATGGCGGAGATTATCTGCCGCAATGTGACCGGTGAGTAAATAGATCTGATAAACCGGACGCTATCCCGTTCAACGCAACAACAGTGTCGGAATGATTGATGCCTGCAACAAATCATTAGTCGTGCTGCCAAACAGCCAGCTACGCAGCGGCGAATGCGTATATGAACCCATAATCAGCATATCAATGCTACGCTCCTTCACCTGACTGGCAATCACGCTTTCCGGGTCGCCTGCCAACAGTGCGGTATGGGTTTCAAACCCTGCCGTTTCCAGCGTGGTTTTCGCCCATTCCAACTGTTTGCGCAAACCTTTGCCCGGTTCGCCGGAGGTAATCACATGGATCGGCAAGCCCACAAACAGCGGGCAAGCCGCAATCATTTCCACACCCTTGCGCGACATACTACCGCCATCAAACGCCATCATCACCTGTTGCGGTGCTTTGAAATCGTCGGTAATCGTCAGGATCGGGCTATGCAAGGCACGCACCACGTTTTCGACATTGCGCCCCAAATCACGCGGAGTGGTTTC
The window above is part of the Thiothrix winogradskyi genome. Proteins encoded here:
- a CDS encoding Crp/Fnr family transcriptional regulator, which encodes MFDTLVTQLHAIPDGKERHLAAGTFLFYQGDEVESLFLVLSGEIHLVRHQPDGSSITLQRGRAGGILAEASLYSRCYHCHATAQKAATVQALPRQAVLARLQADCGFAQNWMAYLAQEVQQARFRSELLSLKTVAARLEAWLNWRGGGLPPKGEWKTLAEQLGVSPEALYREIARRS
- a CDS encoding universal stress protein, yielding MKPENKILACVDQSHYADHVADYAAWVATRMELPLEFLHILDRHPERSRHNTDHSGAIGFNAQKVLMDELSKEDEDFSRQAREGGRLFLNRLRERAIAAGVEAPDVRQRHGALVDTLIEQEEGVRMFILGRRGQSAETTPRDLGRNVENVVRALHSPILTITDDFKAPQQVMMAFDGGSMSRKGVEMIAACPLFVGLPIHVITSGEPGKGLRKQLEWAKTTLETAGFETHTALLAGDPESVIASQVKERSIDMLIMGSYTHSPLRSWLFGSTTNDLLQASIIPTLLLR
- a CDS encoding DUF4395 domain-containing protein: MGKVFGFGETLADYSVPVLNEREVRAAAGILFFFAIVTFMNAFLMGNFYPTRVFIVAFLMDFTIRLFINPQFAPSMILGRFAVRNQTPEYVGAPQKRFAWAIGFALALLMFYLMVLNRVIGPINMLVCSACMTLMFFEAAFGICLGCKVYNLFFREKAKLCPGDACEANTRHNIQKIGMAQVASLVVFLGLVGVVGQQLHSAASSAITHEAAANDECTPPDWAVKMGHDDMWKLHHNCQ
- a CDS encoding tyrosine-protein phosphatase, whose protein sequence is MLITLLRRTLFGGLSMLAILIAILAGAYWVVEYDGNFHAVVPDVVYRSAQLDGEQLQQAIASHHIKSILNLRGGNPGKPWYDDEVAVSKTYQVAHLDYALSAGRMLSANQMREILDLIEKSPKPLLIHCRAGADRTGLVSALYLASHGYAEQDIRQQLSARFGHVPWAIWDETIAMDNSLDNFLLGH
- a CDS encoding MBL fold metallo-hydrolase; amino-acid sequence: MKLLLTKTVASQHEQEPMNRMRLSSGIGGKPEELKVGYASETFPVDEKTLTIGGVEMSLRYLGDGHFPGDAVLWLPKEKVVFTGDIVFNDRMLGVLPDITGYSADLSSA
- a CDS encoding sulfite exporter TauE/SafE family protein; amino-acid sequence: MSAASVTGGAYLMLAFGLGTLPNLLLAGLMAVRLRNMTRHPLLRYVGGALVLGFGCYGIFKAMLKIMA
- a CDS encoding DUF190 domain-containing protein, with protein sequence MKGYQLTFFTQQDCKHGREPLAEWLLLTARKLGIGGATIIAASEGYGHDKRIHAAHFFELADQPQEIVMAATEEEVSHLFDTLQQEGVHLFYMKTPIEFGVIGEP
- a CDS encoding MBL fold metallo-hydrolase; translation: MFFLQRTVPSDASSLAYLFGCGGKGHAIAVDVHAEDVDWFLQQAAQQAVKIDYVIDTHIHADHVSGGRELAQRCGGEYCLHESSTPQFAFTALKDGQVLTIGNVTAQVLHTPGHTADSICLLVSDVRRSAEPWFLLSGHTLFVGGAGRPDLRGEEERMGGLLHDSLFNKLLTLPDHVEIFPGAQAGSVCGAGISGKPSSTIAFEKRFNTALLADKDEFVATILGNLPPHPEGMAEIICRNVTGE
- a CDS encoding sulfite exporter TauE/SafE family protein; translation: MDIFIIPLAALLASTLTLFSGFGLGTLLMPVVAVFFPVEVAIGMTALVHFANNLFKLALLGRQADVGVIARFGIPAVAAALLGAVLLGWLATQAPLLEYPFAGGLAQVTPVKLMIGTLILVFVLLEFLPAFKQLRFGQELLPLGGLVSGFFGGLSGHQGAFRSMFLLKSGLDKEAFIATGVVLAVLVDMTRLVVYGWESSSMTAKNIDWVLVGITTLAAFTGAFVGKRLMKKMTIHSIQMAVSALLVVVALGLMAGVL
- a CDS encoding ArsR/SmtB family transcription factor → MTTPTPKQQLNTQFALIAQALASPQRLEILDYLAQTERSVEELSQLASLSVANTSRHLQTLKQSALVNVRTDGKRRLYRLAGDDVVQLIASLRRTAELHLAEVERLAHTYLTNKAEMEAISAEELLARIGRDEVTVLDVRPAAEYAAGHIPGAIHLLPEEVAERLHELDDSKTIVAYCRGPYCVYSFQMVQALRGHGITALRLQDGLPEWKAAGLPTQTTH
- a CDS encoding sulfite exporter TauE/SafE family protein encodes the protein MDWLHVTFPVSGVTTWVFIPPLVAFVLSFFASMGGVSGGFLLLPFQMSVLGYTAPSVSATNQLFNVVAIPSGVWRYVKEQRMVWPLTWAVIIGTLPGVLVGGWVRLEYLPDPRDFKFFIGLVLLYLGVKLLADFAKRRKVAAIAAPPAPAEYGMDYRVSDARFSWDAIGFTFMGQAFNVPFLGVFLLCASVGIIGGIYGIGGGAIIAPFFVAFFRLPVHAIAGAALMGTLVTSVAGVAIFQLLALYYPGVSVAPDWQLGLLFGLGGMAGMYLGARCQKYIPATALKLLLLVCVLALAGKYIVEFMHTV
- the crcB gene encoding fluoride efflux transporter CrcB, producing the protein MWKPIVAIAIGAALGALLRWQFGIRLNSLFPLLPPGTLVANMVGGYIIGIAIAFFAQAPSLAPEWRLLVITGFCGGLTTFSTFSAETMTLLQAGRLWWAMGAIATHVVGSLIMTFAGLATWQLLRQA